Proteins from one Malania oleifera isolate guangnan ecotype guangnan chromosome 4, ASM2987363v1, whole genome shotgun sequence genomic window:
- the LOC131153968 gene encoding uncharacterized protein LOC131153968 translates to MRVLSSLVQKQPNVERERERERGRNVLQRSQSEPVKDVNIFVLSNHHSFVGRDPSCSCLPAFSPIPLANFNKHYQIFHFQLQLLILRGIRNAATSDGTTTCRRLGQLQEIGVGAVSESQPRADEIEVAILAFERSYDPYGSGGEENVKTGPSFADAAMGRIAQGTKVLAEGGYEKIFCQTFETVPEELLQNSYACYLSTSAGPVMGILYVSTAKLAFCSDNPLSYKDGDQTEWSYYKESRMIRSRCAQSKA, encoded by the exons ATGCGCGTCCTCTCCAGCCTTGTTCAGAAGCAGCCA aatgttgagagagagagagagagagagagagggagaaatgTTTTACAGAGGAGCCAATCGGAGCCGGTCAAAGACGTCAACATCTTTGTTCTTTCCAATCATCATAGTTTCGTTGGTCGTGATCCTTCCTGCTCGTGTCTTCCTGCGTTCTCACCCATTCCCCTCGCTAATTTCAACAAGCATTATCAGATTTTTCACTTCCAATTGCAACTTTTGATTCTCCGCGGGATCCGAAACGCCGCAACCAGTGATGGAACAACAACCTGTCGACGACTAGGCCAGCTCCAAGAAATTGGAGTTGGAGCCGTCTCCGAGTCACAACCCAGAGCCGATGAAATCGAAGTCGCAATCTTGGCCTTTGAAAGATCCTATGACCCGTACGGCAGCGGCGGCGAAGAAAACG TGAAAACGGGCCCCAGTTTTGCTGATGCTGCCATGGGAAGAATTGCACAAGGAACTAAGGTTTTAGCTGAAGGCGGTTATGAGAAGATCTTTTGTCAAACTTTTGAGACTGTTCCGGAGGAGCTACTTCAGAATTCATATGCATGTTACTTGTCAACATCAGCTGGTCCAGTCATGGGAATCTTATATGTATCTACAGCAAAGCTTGCATTTTGTAGTGACAATCCTCTTTCTTATAAAGATGGCGATCAGACTGAATGGAGCTACTACAAG
- the LOC131153969 gene encoding xyloglucan endotransglucosylase/hydrolase protein 2-like: MVGLIAFLLVATCRASNANIVSFDQNYEIIYGNDHIAFLNNQRTEIQLSFDQSSGSGFGSKESYGSGFFRMRMQIPDKDSSAIVTTFYVTSHTSNHDELDFEFLGNSTRPYTLQTNIYSNGIGEKEQRVLLWFDPTTDFHTYEILWNEKQVVFFVDGIPIRVFKNNAEIGVSYPSQPMQTVGTIWMAEWASNGKPPNWADAPFKAQYQGFNIDGCQAPGPTVQPCSSSNYWWNGEKYWKLDSNQQTAYEAVRRNNLIYDYCSDHKRYPQSPAECQSNQ, translated from the exons ATGGTTGGTCTTATTGCATTTCTCCTTGTTGCTACATGTCGTGCCAGTAATGCCAATATCGTTAGCTTTGATCAAAATTATGAAATCATATATGGGAATGATCATATCGCATTCCTTAACAATCAAAGAACAGAAATTCAACTCTCATTTGATCAATCTTCAG GTTCGGGATTTGGGTCTAAGGAGAGTTATGGCTCTGGATTCTTTCGCATGAGGATGCAGATTCCTGATAAAGATAGTTCTGCAATTGTTACAACTTTCTAT GTGACTTCCCACACAAGCAACCACGACGAGCTTGACTTTGAGTTTTTGGGTAACTCGACAAGACCTTATACTCTACAAACCAATATATATTCCAACGGTATAGGAGAAAAAGAGCAAAGAGTTTTACTTTGGTTCGATCCTACAACGGATTTTCATACTTATGAAATTCTTTGGAACGAAAAACAAGTAGT attttttgTGGACGGTATTCCAATTAGAGTGTTTAAGAACAACGCTGAGATTGGAGTGAGTTATCCATCACAGCCAATGCAGACAGTGGGAACTATATGGATGGCAGAATGGGCTTCTAATGGGAAGCCACCAAATTGGGCCGATGCACCTTTCAAGGCCCAATATCAAGGATTCAACATTGACGGTTGTCAGGCCCCAGGCCCAACTGTCCAGCCTTGTTCTTCTTCCAACTATTGGTGGAATGGGGAGAAGTATTGGAAACTAGACTCCAATCAGCAAACAGCATATGAAGCTGTGAGAAGGAACAATTTGATCTATGACTATTGCTCTGATCACAAACGATACCCTCAAAGCCCTGCAGAGTGCCAAAGCAACCAATAA
- the LOC131153971 gene encoding uncharacterized protein LOC131153971, whose product MGMLLALLGQIPSFSSFPYLFPSSPLDPPSFPDLFPSSPPDPPLSIVAPAPRHFCSSQPLAHRHLQTIAAPRPLPFAKPLAHRRCRRYRSLSPSISMPNDSHKELQNTNAIIGKELKLCHSGTAEYK is encoded by the exons ATGGGAATG TTACTCGCGTTACTTGGCCAAATTCCCTCATTTTCCTCCTTTCCCTATTTGTTTCCCTCCTCCCCTCTTGATCCTCCTTCTTTCCCTGATCTGTTTCCCTCCTCTCCTCCCGATCCTCCTCTCTCCATCGTAGCCCCAGCCCCTCGCCATTTCTGTTCATCGCAGCCCCTCGCCCATCGCCATTTGCAGACCATCGCAGCCCCTCGCCCATTGCCGTTCGCAAAGCCCCTTGCCCATCGCCGTTGCCGTCGCTATCGTAGCCTCTCGCCATCGATTTCAATGCCCAATGATTCCCACAAG GAATTACAGAACACCAATGCTATAATTGGCAAAGAATTAAAGCTCTGCCACTCAGGAACTGCAGAATACAAATAG